In Treponema primitia ZAS-2, a genomic segment contains:
- a CDS encoding hemolysin family protein, which yields MDLDSLGIILTLGVLLCFSAFFSASETAFSSLNRIKLKNLANQGNKRAALALKLAENYDKLLSSVLIGNNIVNIASSALGTVLFVGLLGRAGVPISTLVLTILVLLFGEISPKTMAKEAPESFAMFCAPLLQFFVFLFRPLNRFFSLWKALIIKLFHIKTDRTVTEAELLTFVEEVRQEGGINAQEEDMIRRTIEFDDLTAAEIVTPRVDLAAVDIQDTPERIEAKFYETGFSRLPVYRGSIDSITGVILQKDFHYGVLKQGKSLESIMKPAVFVVKSIKISRLLKTLQEKKSQMAILVDEFGGTVGIVTIEDILEELVGEIWDEHDQVVEAITALGGGAYRVLGNTALQDVLDLYAIGEDQGTNATTVGSWVIETLGGVPKEGESFSFRNLSVQVTKALRHRVLEVVVRGSDIDLILYSK from the coding sequence ATGGACCTTGACAGCCTTGGCATTATCCTTACTTTGGGCGTGCTGCTTTGCTTTTCTGCCTTTTTTTCCGCCTCAGAGACCGCCTTTTCCTCCCTGAACCGCATTAAGCTGAAAAATTTAGCCAACCAGGGCAATAAACGGGCTGCCCTGGCGCTGAAATTGGCGGAAAATTACGACAAATTACTCTCCTCAGTCCTGATAGGGAACAATATCGTCAATATTGCCTCCTCCGCCCTTGGGACAGTCCTCTTTGTGGGGCTCCTGGGGCGGGCTGGTGTACCTATTTCCACACTGGTCCTGACTATTCTGGTGCTTCTCTTTGGGGAAATCTCCCCGAAGACCATGGCAAAGGAGGCGCCTGAAAGTTTTGCCATGTTTTGCGCCCCCTTGTTGCAGTTTTTTGTCTTCCTGTTTCGCCCCCTAAACCGTTTCTTCTCCCTCTGGAAGGCGCTGATCATCAAGCTGTTCCATATAAAGACGGACCGGACGGTCACCGAAGCGGAACTCCTGACCTTTGTGGAAGAGGTTCGTCAGGAGGGAGGCATTAACGCCCAGGAAGAGGATATGATACGCCGGACCATCGAATTTGACGATCTGACGGCTGCGGAAATTGTCACCCCCCGGGTGGACCTGGCAGCGGTAGATATCCAGGATACCCCGGAGCGTATTGAGGCGAAATTCTACGAAACCGGCTTTTCCCGGCTGCCGGTTTACCGGGGCAGCATTGACAGTATAACCGGGGTTATACTCCAGAAAGACTTTCACTATGGTGTATTAAAGCAGGGCAAATCCCTGGAAAGCATCATGAAACCCGCAGTTTTTGTGGTCAAATCCATCAAAATCTCCCGTCTCCTCAAGACCCTCCAGGAAAAAAAGTCCCAAATGGCCATTTTAGTGGACGAATTCGGAGGCACCGTGGGGATTGTGACCATTGAGGACATCCTGGAGGAGCTGGTGGGCGAAATTTGGGACGAACACGACCAGGTTGTGGAGGCAATCACCGCCCTGGGCGGGGGCGCCTACCGGGTTTTGGGCAATACCGCCCTACAGGACGTGCTGGATCTCTACGCCATCGGGGAGGATCAGGGGACTAACGCCACCACCGTGGGGAGCTGGGTCATTGAAACCCTGGGGGGGGTCCCCAAGGAGGGGGAGTCCTTCAGCTTCAGGAACCTGAGTGTCCAGGTTACTAAGGCGCTGCGGCACCGGGTGCTGGAGGTGGTGGTGCGGGGTAGCGATATAGATCTTATTTTATATTCAAAATGA
- a CDS encoding (deoxy)nucleoside triphosphate pyrophosphohydrolase: MKHLEVVAGIIEFGGKILCLQKNVGKYDYISYKFEFPGGKVEPGESHCQALMRELNEELAMDIKIREQDFYMTVDHSYPDFEITLHSFLCRVNDCTFTLKEHKSFIWLKKMDLLRVEWAAADLPIVKKLMDDIV; the protein is encoded by the coding sequence ATGAAACATCTGGAAGTTGTTGCGGGCATTATAGAATTTGGCGGAAAAATCCTTTGCCTGCAAAAGAATGTGGGTAAATATGATTATATTTCTTACAAGTTTGAGTTTCCGGGGGGGAAGGTTGAGCCAGGGGAGTCTCATTGTCAGGCATTGATGAGGGAGCTTAATGAAGAACTAGCCATGGATATTAAGATCCGGGAGCAGGATTTCTACATGACGGTAGATCATAGTTATCCGGACTTTGAAATTACCCTGCACAGCTTTTTATGCAGGGTAAATGATTGTACTTTTACACTGAAAGAGCATAAAAGTTTTATATGGCTTAAAAAAATGGATTTACTACGTGTTGAATGGGCTGCGGCAGATTTGCCCATAGTCAAGAAATTAATGGATGATATAGTCTAA
- a CDS encoding DNA polymerase IV, with protein MDMEHGNINRSVCHLNIIGFRAAVAAQKDTSLRGRPFVVAGATGGRALVLDLSPEAMKEGISPGMAKVENLSEIFIFPPNPLIPYWFIEHI; from the coding sequence ATGGATATGGAACATGGGAACATAAACCGCTCTGTTTGCCATCTTAATATCATCGGCTTTCGGGCGGCAGTGGCGGCTCAAAAGGATACCAGCCTGCGGGGGCGGCCTTTTGTCGTTGCCGGGGCTACGGGGGGCAGAGCTTTAGTTCTTGATCTCTCGCCGGAAGCAATGAAAGAGGGGATTAGCCCTGGCATGGCAAAAGTCGAAAATCTGTCAGAAATTTTTATTTTTCCACCTAACCCGCTCATCCCATACTGGTTTATTGAGCATATATGA
- a CDS encoding ATP-binding protein codes for MGIFIVLFLVISGFAGADEQPAGEMASRLFLSNHVQTVYNSSNGFPSDEANTVLQTSDGYLWFGGYSGLTRFDGNSFKTFNAVSNDDFPSSNVRALLEGADHTLWIGTSESGVVSYRGGKFKIFNQAQELPSNMIRAIVKDSSGTMYFGSSNGLFSIDREERLTLIPLDTDRVPYIISLAMDSKNNILGILNSGELFIRTVTGKTMILNPDLIFYSVDVLSNDQIVIGCQNNRVLFATLDGEKISYSEYTVPLNNCKNAFEDKQQRIWITADNGIGFFGTDKLFYPVETLGLQGFFTEIIQDYENNYWITSSEGGAIILAESPFSNINQFLGISEFAVQSILLDGDYYYFASNSGLLITDKQGNIRNTPLTRQLNNIRVRSIYRDSSGIIWIGAYSKYGIIRYDPKTELFTGYLDDTSETTARVRVVTELANDTIAVGTVDGIVFLRQGKVISPEETFGSAAPLVMPKIMILSLWYDTRGKEPVLYIGTDGSGLFAVSRNGVKHYDTTQGLSGDVILRIARDPLKNGVWVGTSMGLCYIDLTAAPEPGVRKIEKFPAYGILDILPYEGKLWILTTNLIIQADPAMLLNDNLPLTIRELGKANGLSGEINANAWNYIDDKRQILYFCCNNGINSLSLINDVTQKIPNAAVNSIEINGEVYYELPDPFMIPRNTQRITFNISILSFGLHEDAFLTYWLKGQDTKEQLLTDRKAANISYTNLSGGKYTFSVRSVGSPPGRLPGNSITLNVEKELAILEYLAVRIFLVLIAAAILVAVGMAIFQVKNAAERIQMVNELENAMRQAEQANKSKSEFLANMSHEIRTPMNAIIGISELVLREETAGRVKDYINDIKQAGYNLLSIINDILDFSKIEAGKIQILSAPYRLSSLLNDVITIIRIRVSEKPIIFMVNVDPLLPDNLTGDEARMRQILLNLLSNAAKYTKEGHIQFTVSGERNGELLNLKFEIADSGIGIKKEDLDSLFGDFVRLDAERNRGIEGTGLGLAITRNLCLVMGGDIIVSSEYGKGSVFTAQVSQQYTEGEALAAVESPDEKGVLFYHPQNIYTESICKSLKDLGAPVTIAGSRDDFFARLKNGAYPFAFIQAREAEKAVQIILDCGGKTQVIQLSDLGGSFSFQNIPIIVMPGYVVPIANVLNGKAFNHERRETGVRYIAPEARILIVDDITTNLTVAEGLLVPYKAQIDCCLNGLTAVSKVKETPYDLVLLDHMMPGMDGIETAKAIRALDLAYTKEMPIIALTANALSGMREMFLANGFNDYISKPIEISQLNDVVERWIPKSKMIRSDTPEKPDSAEQGPTFHYAQLLNAGVDVKKGITLTGGSEEGYVKVVSAFYKDACERLPLLETVPAPEALDAFTTQVHALKSASATIGAAAVSKAAAELEAAGKAKNLGSIEEHIPAFHKNLTALTESIAADLHLVQSNDTARETPAFGSASLSLFIELKAALEKEDIENIDRLLALLEKEPLTAKTLELIANLSDVVLMSEFKQGIKIINALTGDGNGA; via the coding sequence ATGGGTATTTTTATTGTCCTGTTCCTAGTTATATCCGGTTTTGCCGGCGCGGATGAACAGCCTGCAGGTGAAATGGCAAGCAGGCTTTTTCTGTCTAACCACGTCCAAACCGTGTATAACAGCAGTAACGGCTTCCCCTCGGATGAGGCCAATACGGTACTGCAAACATCGGATGGGTATCTGTGGTTCGGGGGTTACAGCGGGCTGACCCGTTTTGACGGCAACAGCTTTAAAACCTTTAACGCCGTAAGTAATGACGATTTCCCCAGTTCCAATGTGCGCGCCCTTTTGGAGGGAGCGGATCACACCCTCTGGATTGGCACCAGCGAAAGCGGAGTTGTGTCCTATCGCGGGGGTAAGTTTAAGATATTTAACCAAGCCCAGGAGCTCCCTTCAAATATGATCCGGGCCATCGTCAAGGACAGCTCCGGGACCATGTATTTTGGTTCATCCAACGGCCTCTTTTCAATCGACCGGGAAGAACGGCTGACCCTGATTCCCCTGGATACGGATCGTGTTCCCTATATTATTTCCCTGGCCATGGATTCAAAAAACAACATCCTTGGGATACTGAACAGCGGGGAACTGTTCATCCGTACTGTTACGGGAAAAACCATGATCCTTAATCCGGATTTGATTTTTTACTCCGTCGATGTCCTTTCAAACGATCAGATTGTTATCGGGTGTCAGAACAATAGGGTGCTTTTTGCTACCCTGGACGGAGAGAAAATCTCCTATTCCGAATATACGGTTCCCCTGAATAACTGTAAAAATGCCTTTGAGGACAAACAGCAAAGGATATGGATTACCGCTGATAATGGCATCGGCTTTTTTGGAACAGATAAACTGTTTTATCCCGTCGAAACCCTGGGGCTCCAGGGCTTCTTTACGGAAATCATTCAGGATTACGAGAACAATTATTGGATCACCTCATCCGAGGGGGGCGCTATTATCCTTGCAGAAAGTCCATTCAGCAATATAAACCAGTTCCTGGGGATATCAGAATTTGCCGTTCAGTCCATACTGCTTGATGGGGATTACTATTACTTTGCCTCTAATTCGGGGCTTCTTATCACGGATAAACAGGGAAATATCCGGAATACCCCACTGACCCGGCAGCTCAATAATATCCGTGTCCGTTCCATCTACCGGGACAGCAGCGGCATTATCTGGATAGGCGCCTACTCAAAGTACGGAATCATCAGGTACGATCCAAAAACGGAGCTCTTCACCGGGTATCTGGATGACACTTCCGAAACCACCGCCCGGGTCCGGGTAGTGACGGAACTTGCCAACGATACCATCGCCGTAGGAACCGTGGATGGCATAGTATTTCTGCGGCAGGGGAAGGTCATTTCACCGGAGGAAACATTCGGCAGTGCTGCACCCCTGGTTATGCCGAAAATTATGATACTTTCCCTGTGGTACGATACCCGGGGGAAAGAACCGGTCCTGTACATCGGTACCGACGGCAGCGGGCTTTTTGCGGTAAGCCGGAACGGGGTTAAACACTATGATACCACCCAGGGGCTTTCGGGGGATGTTATCCTGCGTATAGCCCGGGATCCCCTGAAGAACGGCGTCTGGGTGGGTACGAGCATGGGACTCTGCTATATTGACCTCACTGCGGCGCCGGAACCGGGGGTTAGAAAAATCGAAAAATTCCCCGCCTACGGTATCCTCGATATCCTTCCCTATGAAGGGAAGCTCTGGATCCTCACCACAAACCTGATCATCCAGGCGGACCCGGCGATGCTGCTAAACGATAATCTCCCCCTCACCATCCGGGAACTTGGCAAAGCAAACGGTCTGTCCGGGGAGATTAACGCCAATGCGTGGAACTATATTGATGACAAAAGGCAGATTCTCTACTTCTGCTGCAACAACGGTATAAACAGCCTGTCCCTGATAAACGATGTCACCCAGAAAATTCCCAATGCCGCGGTGAACAGCATAGAAATTAACGGAGAGGTTTACTACGAACTGCCGGATCCCTTTATGATACCAAGAAATACCCAGCGTATCACCTTTAACATATCCATCCTCTCCTTCGGTCTCCACGAAGATGCGTTTCTCACCTATTGGCTTAAGGGGCAGGATACAAAGGAACAGCTGCTCACGGACAGAAAAGCGGCCAATATTTCCTATACCAACCTTTCCGGTGGGAAATATACCTTTTCGGTCCGCTCCGTAGGATCTCCGCCGGGAAGGCTGCCCGGCAATTCCATTACCCTCAATGTGGAAAAAGAATTGGCCATACTGGAATACCTGGCGGTACGGATTTTCCTGGTCCTCATCGCCGCAGCTATTCTGGTGGCCGTCGGCATGGCTATTTTTCAGGTAAAAAATGCGGCGGAACGTATTCAAATGGTTAACGAGCTTGAGAACGCCATGCGTCAGGCTGAACAGGCAAATAAATCCAAAAGCGAATTCCTGGCCAACATGAGCCACGAGATACGCACCCCCATGAATGCCATCATTGGTATAAGCGAGCTAGTCCTGCGGGAAGAAACAGCAGGCCGGGTCAAGGACTACATTAATGATATTAAACAGGCCGGATACAATCTCCTGTCTATTATCAACGACATACTGGACTTTTCAAAAATTGAGGCCGGTAAAATTCAGATCCTATCCGCCCCCTACCGGCTCAGTTCTCTGCTCAACGATGTGATAACCATCATACGGATCAGGGTTTCTGAAAAGCCGATCATCTTCATGGTGAATGTAGACCCCCTGCTTCCGGATAACCTAACCGGGGACGAAGCCCGGATGCGGCAGATACTGTTAAACCTGCTGTCCAATGCGGCAAAGTATACGAAGGAAGGGCATATACAGTTTACCGTAAGCGGTGAAAGGAACGGGGAGCTCCTCAATTTAAAATTTGAAATCGCCGACAGTGGTATCGGTATCAAAAAAGAAGATCTGGATTCCCTCTTCGGCGATTTTGTGCGTCTCGATGCGGAACGGAACAGGGGCATTGAAGGTACCGGCCTTGGTCTTGCCATAACCCGGAACCTCTGCCTGGTCATGGGGGGTGACATCATCGTAAGCAGCGAGTACGGCAAAGGTTCGGTGTTCACCGCCCAGGTTTCACAGCAATACACGGAAGGAGAAGCCCTGGCGGCGGTTGAAAGCCCCGATGAGAAGGGGGTGCTGTTTTACCACCCGCAGAATATCTACACCGAATCGATATGCAAATCCCTTAAGGACCTAGGGGCGCCGGTTACCATCGCCGGCAGCAGGGATGATTTTTTCGCCCGGCTTAAAAACGGCGCCTACCCCTTCGCTTTTATACAGGCCCGGGAAGCGGAAAAGGCCGTTCAGATCATCCTTGATTGCGGGGGTAAAACCCAGGTTATCCAACTATCGGATCTGGGGGGGTCCTTCTCTTTTCAAAACATCCCCATTATCGTGATGCCCGGCTATGTGGTTCCCATCGCCAATGTGCTTAACGGCAAGGCCTTTAACCACGAGCGGCGAGAAACCGGCGTCAGGTACATCGCGCCTGAAGCAAGGATACTGATCGTAGACGATATCACCACCAACCTTACGGTGGCGGAGGGACTCCTGGTCCCCTACAAGGCCCAAATAGACTGCTGCCTTAACGGTCTTACGGCAGTAAGCAAGGTGAAGGAGACCCCCTATGACCTTGTTTTATTGGATCACATGATGCCCGGTATGGACGGCATAGAAACCGCCAAGGCTATCCGCGCCTTGGATCTTGCCTATACAAAAGAGATGCCCATCATTGCCCTCACCGCCAATGCCCTTTCTGGAATGCGGGAAATGTTCCTGGCAAACGGCTTCAACGATTATATTTCAAAGCCCATAGAAATCAGCCAGCTCAACGATGTTGTTGAACGGTGGATCCCCAAATCGAAGATGATACGCTCAGATACACCGGAAAAACCGGATAGTGCGGAACAGGGTCCCACGTTCCATTATGCACAGCTTTTGAACGCCGGCGTGGATGTTAAAAAGGGTATAACCCTTACAGGGGGCAGCGAAGAAGGCTACGTGAAGGTGGTTAGCGCTTTTTACAAGGACGCCTGTGAACGGCTGCCATTGCTGGAAACGGTCCCTGCCCCGGAAGCCTTAGATGCGTTTACCACCCAGGTACACGCACTTAAAAGCGCATCCGCCACCATCGGCGCCGCTGCAGTATCAAAAGCCGCGGCGGAACTTGAAGCTGCGGGAAAAGCGAAGAACCTGGGTTCCATTGAAGAACACATCCCGGCTTTCCACAAAAATCTTACAGCCCTAACAGAAAGTATCGCGGCGGATCTACATCTGGTCCAAAGCAATGATACAGCGCGGGAAACTCCCGCCTTTGGTTCCGCCTCACTTTCCCTGTTTATAGAGCTGAAGGCAGCCCTTGAAAAAGAGGATATCGAAAACATAGACCGGCTCCTCGCGCTGCTGGAAAAAGAACCCCTGACTGCTAAAACACTGGAACTAATAGCGAATCTTTCCGATGTGGTACTGATGTCCGAATTTAAACAGGGGATAAAAATAATTAACGCCCTGACAGGAGACGGCAATGGCGCCTAA
- a CDS encoding ATP-binding protein produces MAPKEDKIITKFKYRFSLFFAIFVAAIFTVIIITSFQQILNVTTTLSARQGIPINEKVSALIDVDAFVNLSKTLDPNDPYYETTRQKMLAIKEDVNCLYLYTMAPVNDTIFRFIIDGSGQPGDSSFSPLGSLEDVRNYDKAFFKAMKTKNSQFGGTIDSQDKWGRVVSTYTPILNSAGDAVGIIGCDFEAESIYLDLRSQILGQIALSLVFIIIAIIVYISLLNQVNRQNSRLIELKREAESASDAKSNFLANTSHELRTPMNAIMGTTEMILRKDISPDVYQDAQRIKQAGSSLLSIINDILDFSNIDSGKAEIHPTEYLLDSLISDVINIIGVRIEDKQIDFITNIDCSTNIKLYGDIVRIRQVLLNILGNAVKHTEKGYIKLTVFSKTEGDDIQLNFEITDTGLGIKDEDMDKLFGNFTHLDNKKYQGTEGTGLGLAISRNLCRLMGGDLTVQSKYGEGSIFTVVIPQKVRGETPPAGTEHTLQEQAEIRFIAPEAKILIVDDIITNINVAKGLLLPYQMDIHTCTSGKEAVELVKNNHYDIVFMDHMMPGMDGIETTAAIRSLEGADGMDGDAYFQNLPIVALTANVVVGMKEMFLEKGFTDYLPKPIEISALDRIVARLIPAEKHRDAGPEAVRTRTVKTTDLKISGVDTAKGIAMTGGTETGYRKVLASFHKDCEDRLPLLTQVPGERELPLFTATVHALKSAAATIGAEAVSKEAAILETAGKNGDIQTIEGALAGFYYDLKSLVERIETENPAETGQTEEDLSPYLHLFTEIKTALEQENIDTIDRILEELESKTFDAKIAGIINTISDQVLMTEYQAAIKTIDTLIKTTGN; encoded by the coding sequence ATGGCGCCTAAAGAAGACAAGATTATCACTAAATTTAAGTACCGGTTCTCCCTGTTCTTTGCTATATTTGTAGCGGCAATATTTACGGTTATCATCATCACATCCTTTCAGCAAATATTGAATGTTACCACCACCCTCTCCGCACGGCAGGGAATACCGATTAACGAAAAGGTAAGCGCATTAATTGACGTTGACGCCTTTGTCAATTTAAGCAAAACCCTTGATCCAAATGATCCCTATTATGAAACAACCAGGCAAAAGATGCTGGCCATAAAAGAAGATGTCAACTGTCTTTATCTGTACACCATGGCGCCGGTCAACGATACGATATTCCGGTTTATCATTGACGGCAGCGGCCAGCCCGGGGACAGCTCCTTTTCACCGCTTGGGAGTCTGGAGGATGTGCGCAACTATGACAAGGCTTTTTTTAAAGCCATGAAGACGAAAAATTCCCAGTTCGGCGGCACAATTGATTCTCAGGACAAATGGGGACGGGTGGTTTCCACCTATACGCCCATCCTTAACAGCGCCGGAGACGCGGTGGGCATTATCGGCTGCGACTTCGAAGCCGAAAGTATTTATTTAGACCTGCGGTCTCAGATACTGGGGCAGATTGCCCTGTCTTTGGTATTTATCATCATTGCTATCATAGTGTATATTTCCCTGTTAAACCAGGTTAACCGACAGAACAGCCGCTTGATTGAGCTTAAAAGGGAAGCGGAAAGCGCCTCGGATGCTAAAAGTAATTTCCTCGCCAATACCAGCCATGAACTCCGCACACCCATGAACGCTATCATGGGGACCACGGAAATGATCCTGAGAAAAGATATCAGCCCCGATGTATATCAGGACGCTCAGCGGATCAAGCAGGCCGGTTCAAGCCTGCTCTCCATCATCAATGATATCCTTGACTTTTCAAATATTGATTCGGGGAAGGCGGAGATACACCCCACAGAGTACCTTCTTGATTCCCTGATAAGCGATGTCATTAACATTATCGGGGTGAGAATTGAGGATAAGCAAATCGATTTTATTACCAATATTGACTGCAGCACAAATATTAAACTGTACGGTGACATCGTGCGGATCAGGCAGGTCCTGCTTAACATCCTGGGGAACGCAGTTAAACACACCGAAAAGGGGTATATAAAGCTGACAGTCTTTTCAAAAACAGAGGGCGATGACATCCAGCTGAACTTTGAGATTACCGATACCGGGCTGGGTATAAAAGATGAAGATATGGATAAACTGTTCGGCAACTTCACCCACCTGGATAACAAAAAATACCAGGGGACCGAAGGGACCGGCCTGGGGCTTGCAATCAGCCGTAACCTCTGCCGGCTTATGGGGGGAGATCTAACCGTACAGTCAAAATACGGCGAAGGCAGTATCTTTACCGTTGTAATTCCCCAGAAAGTCCGCGGAGAAACGCCGCCCGCCGGGACGGAGCATACACTCCAGGAACAGGCGGAAATCCGATTCATCGCTCCGGAGGCAAAGATACTCATTGTGGACGATATCATCACGAATATTAATGTGGCAAAGGGCCTCCTGTTACCCTATCAAATGGATATTCATACCTGCACAAGCGGTAAAGAGGCGGTTGAATTAGTAAAGAACAACCATTACGATATTGTGTTTATGGATCACATGATGCCCGGCATGGACGGCATTGAAACAACCGCAGCAATTCGTTCTTTAGAGGGCGCCGATGGTATGGATGGCGACGCATATTTTCAGAACCTTCCCATAGTAGCCCTGACCGCCAATGTGGTGGTTGGTATGAAGGAAATGTTTTTGGAAAAGGGGTTCACCGATTACCTTCCCAAGCCCATAGAAATATCCGCCCTTGATCGTATCGTAGCCCGCCTGATTCCCGCAGAGAAACACCGGGACGCAGGTCCGGAAGCGGTACGGACACGAACGGTAAAGACGACGGACCTGAAAATAAGCGGTGTGGATACCGCCAAGGGCATAGCCATGACCGGGGGTACCGAAACGGGGTACCGCAAAGTGCTTGCCTCGTTCCACAAGGATTGTGAGGACCGGCTTCCCCTGCTTACCCAGGTTCCCGGAGAACGGGAGCTGCCCCTCTTTACCGCCACCGTACACGCCTTAAAGAGCGCCGCCGCTACCATAGGCGCCGAAGCCGTATCAAAAGAAGCGGCCATACTTGAGACAGCGGGGAAAAACGGAGATATTCAGACCATTGAAGGGGCTCTCGCGGGTTTTTACTACGATCTTAAAAGTCTGGTGGAACGGATTGAAACAGAAAACCCGGCGGAGACCGGACAGACAGAGGAAGATCTATCCCCCTACCTTCACCTGTTCACGGAAATTAAAACGGCGCTGGAACAGGAAAATATTGATACCATCGACAGGATCCTTGAGGAACTGGAAAGTAAAACCTTTGACGCTAAAATAGCGGGGATCATAAATACTATTTCCGATCAGGTCCTGATGACCGAATATCAGGCGGCGATAAAAACCATAGATACTCTCATTAAAACAACGGGGAATTAA
- a CDS encoding response regulator yields METKKEVIILVDDNPANLRAGKNVLSLQYSVFTAPSAEKMFSLLENNKPDLILLDIEMPEMNGYEAIKILKDRPETRDIPVIFVTGKTETDDELEGLNLGAVDYITKPFQPSLLLKRIEVHLLVQAQQRELQYYNDNLRKAFSTYVSGDVVQDVMSDPSRLQLGGAKRSMTAVFTDIQGFASFAEKMDPEDLVRLLNIYLTAMSDILLEQKGTIDKYNGDAIMAFFGAPLDIPDHALRACCSAVLMKKKEKELNAYFLEKGRSPDPLFTRIGINSGNMIVGNMGSERKMNYTIMGHAVNLASRLEGVNKQYGTQILAAEKTIQETGNKLLCRRLDRVRVVGVNTPVQLYEILDIAGAAPAETVQLAKLFNAALEIFEGRDWTAAESAFEGVLNIAPQDRPTQLFRDRSAAFRQKPPEGDWDGVFNLNEK; encoded by the coding sequence ATGGAAACTAAAAAGGAAGTAATAATTCTGGTGGATGATAATCCGGCGAACCTGCGGGCGGGAAAAAATGTATTAAGCCTGCAGTACAGTGTTTTTACCGCCCCTTCGGCGGAAAAAATGTTCAGCCTTTTAGAAAACAACAAGCCGGATCTGATATTGCTTGATATCGAAATGCCGGAAATGAACGGCTACGAGGCGATAAAAATCCTCAAGGACCGTCCGGAAACCCGTGACATCCCGGTTATATTCGTTACCGGTAAGACCGAGACGGATGATGAGCTTGAAGGCCTGAACCTGGGAGCCGTTGATTATATAACCAAACCATTTCAGCCCTCCCTATTATTAAAACGTATTGAGGTCCATCTTCTGGTACAAGCCCAGCAGCGGGAACTCCAATACTACAACGACAATCTGCGGAAGGCCTTTTCCACCTACGTCTCCGGGGATGTGGTTCAGGACGTAATGAGCGATCCTTCCCGGCTGCAGCTCGGCGGCGCCAAACGGAGCATGACCGCCGTGTTTACGGACATTCAGGGGTTTGCGTCCTTTGCAGAAAAAATGGACCCGGAAGACCTGGTGCGGCTCCTCAATATATACCTCACCGCCATGAGCGATATCCTTCTGGAACAGAAGGGAACCATAGACAAATACAACGGGGACGCCATCATGGCTTTTTTCGGGGCGCCTCTGGATATCCCGGATCACGCCCTGCGGGCCTGCTGTTCCGCAGTTTTAATGAAAAAAAAAGAAAAAGAATTGAACGCCTATTTTCTGGAAAAGGGCCGGAGTCCCGATCCGCTTTTTACCCGGATTGGGATCAATTCGGGTAATATGATTGTGGGGAACATGGGCAGCGAACGGAAGATGAACTATACCATCATGGGCCATGCGGTAAATCTGGCGTCCCGGCTTGAGGGGGTAAACAAACAGTACGGCACACAAATACTGGCGGCCGAAAAAACTATTCAGGAAACCGGTAATAAACTCCTCTGCCGCCGCCTTGACCGTGTCCGGGTGGTAGGGGTGAACACCCCGGTACAGCTCTACGAAATTTTGGATATCGCCGGTGCGGCGCCGGCCGAAACCGTGCAACTCGCCAAACTCTTCAACGCTGCCCTGGAAATTTTTGAAGGCCGTGACTGGACCGCTGCGGAAAGCGCCTTTGAGGGGGTACTAAACATTGCTCCCCAGGATAGGCCGACCCAGCTATTCCGGGACCGCTCCGCAGCCTTCCGGCAAAAACCGCCCGAAGGGGACTGGGACGGGGTATTTAACCTGAACGAAAAATAG
- a CDS encoding (deoxy)nucleoside triphosphate pyrophosphohydrolase, with protein sequence MKHLEVVAGIIEFSGKILCLQKSAGKYDYISYRFEFPGGKVEPGESNCQALMRELNEELAMDINIQEQDFYMTVHHSYPDFEITLHSFLCRVNDGNFTLKEHKSFVWLKKMDLLRVDWAAADLPIVKKLMEDIACV encoded by the coding sequence ATGAAACATCTGGAAGTTGTTGCGGGTATTATAGAATTTAGTGGGAAAATCCTTTGCTTGCAAAAAAGTGCGGGTAAATATGATTATATTTCTTACAGGTTTGAGTTTCCGGGTGGGAAGGTTGAACCAGGAGAATCTAATTGTCAGGCGTTGATGAGGGAGCTTAATGAAGAACTAGCCATGGATATTAACATCCAGGAGCAGGATTTCTACATGACAGTACATCATAGTTATCCGGACTTTGAAATTACCCTGCACAGCTTTTTATGCAGGGTAAATGATGGTAATTTTACACTGAAAGAGCATAAAAGTTTTGTGTGGCTTAAAAAAATGGATCTACTACGTGTTGATTGGGCTGCGGCAGATTTGCCCATAGTCAAGAAATTGATGGAAGATATAGCCTGTGTATGA